A region from the Eptesicus fuscus isolate TK198812 chromosome 1, DD_ASM_mEF_20220401, whole genome shotgun sequence genome encodes:
- the GCNA gene encoding germ cell nuclear acidic protein: MIQEFPIIISDDDDSNVEGPVTTEEDAADEGQMASIEKEMEQCALSPCNSSHENLCQLPNAAEVEVEISDINMSTDGELVPVPRKRKCKTKNICVTPAIRGQKWVQPSKKKRRAARPKKRKPRNTDCNIPGCFLGDIEKLKQYSGRKFKRNKDELVQKLYTLMNNTVFENKLPERLDICWNNKMLRTAGLCSSGLFHYPRERYTKIEISLKVCDSADRIRDTLIHELCHAASWLLDGIRDSHGQAWRYYARKCNMVHPELPLVTRCHNYKINYKIYYECAQCKTRVGRYTRSLDVGRFVCAECKGPLVLLPLTRKDGTPIKPHVRPFAKYVKLHYRLVREQMAGITHGDVMRTLSKDYFICKEKKKL, from the exons ATGATCCAGGAGTTTCCAATAATTatcagtgatgatgatgatagtaatGTGGAGGGCCCTGTGACAACAGAAGAGGATGCAGCTGATGAGGGCCAAATGGCCTCAATTGAAAAGGAGATGGAGCAGTGTGCTCTCTCCCCATGCAATTCATCTCATGAAAATCTCTGCCAACTACCAAATGCTGCTGAGGTTGAAGTAGAGATTTCAGATATAAATATGTCAACTGATGGAGAGCTTGTACCTGTACCaaggaaaaggaaatgtaaaaCCAAAAATATATGTGTGACACCTG CTATTAGAGGACAAAAGTGGGTACAGCCTTCAAAGAAGAAACGCAGAGCAGCGCGACCTAAGAAGCGTAAGCCTAG GAACACTGACTGTAATATACCTGGATGTTTCTTGGGTGACATTGAAAAGTTAAAGCAGTATTCTGGAAGGAAATTCAAGAGAAATAAGGATGAACTGGTTCAGAAATTGTACACCCTGATGAACAACACTGTCTTTGAAAACAAG CTGCCAGAGAGACTGGATATCTGCTGGAATAATAAGATGCTGAGAACTGCTGGCTTGTGCAGCTCTGGCCTGTTTCATTACCCGAGGGAGCGTTATACTAAGATTGAGATTTCTCTGAAAGTCTGCGATTCTGCAG ACCGAATCCGGGATACTTTGATCCATGAGCTATGCCATGCAGCCTCCTGGCTGCTTGATGGCATCCGTGATTCTCATGGCCAAGCATGGAGATATTATGCCAGAAAATGTAATATGGTGCACCCAGAGCTGCCCTTGGTCACCCGTTGCCATAACTACAAGATTAACTACAAGATTTATTATGAGTGTGCTCAATGCAAAACCAG GGTTGGCCGCTACACCAGATCGTTGGACGTTGGGCGCTTTGTCTGTGCTGAATGCAAGGGACCTTTGGTCCTGCTGCCGTTAACTCGGAAAGATGGGACCCCCATAAAGCCGCATGTGAGACCCTTTGCCAAATATGTGAAGCTGCATTACAGATTAGTCAGGGAGCAGATGGCAGGCATCACCCATGGGGATGTGATGAGAACGCTCAGCAAGGATTACTTTAtctgtaaagaaaagaaaaaactttga
- the CXCR3 gene encoding C-X-C chemokine receptor type 3, producing the protein MALGLGTSGVDNPMEEAAGENHMKPLLPLYSAGSQPQAPKQRGRQHAPGSRSTNPAMLPEISDRLELLGSDPAYLLENYSSSFDYGGENESDFCCNSPPCPQDVSLNFDRAFLPALYGLLFVLGLLGNGAVVAVLLSQRAALSSTDTFLLHLAVADALLVLTLPLWAVDAAIQWVFGSGLCKVAGALFNINFYAGALLLACISFDRYLSIVHATQLYRRGPPARVTLTCVVVWGQCLLFALPDFIFLSAHHDARLNATHCQYNFPQVGRTALRLLQLVAGFLLPLMVMAYCYVRILAVLLVSRGQRRLRAMRLVVVVVVAFALCWTPYHLVVMVDTLMDMGALARNCGRESHVDVAKSVTSGLGYMHCCLNPLLYAFVGVKFRERMWTLLLRLGCPGQSGHQRQLPSSRRDSSWSETTEASYSGL; encoded by the exons ATGGCATTGGGTCTAGGAACGTCTGGTGTAGATAACCCCATGGAAGAGGCAGCTGGCGAGAACCACATGAAACCCTTACTTCCTCTGTATAGTGCAGGTTCGCAACCACAAGCACCAAAGCAGAGGGGCAGGCAGCACGCGCCAGGCAGCCGGAGCACCAACCCAGCCATGCTCCCTGAG atCAGTGACCGCCTAGAGCTTCTAGGCTCTGACCCTGCCTATCTCCTGGAAAACTATAGCTCTTCCTTTGACTATGGAGGAGAAAACGAGAGTGACTTCTGCTGTAATTCCCCACCCTGCCCACAAGACGTCAGCCTGAACTTTGACCGAGCCTTCCTGCCAGCCCTCTATGGCCTCCTCTttgtgctggggctgctgggcaaTGGCGCTGTGGTGGCAGTGCTGCTGAGCCAACGAGCAGCCCTGAGTAGCACCGACACCTTCCTGCTTCACCTGGCCGTGGCTGATGCCCTTCTGGTGCTAACCCTCCCCCTCTGGGCAGTGGACGCTGCAATCCAGTGGGTTTTCGGCTCTGGGCTCTGCAAAGTGGCAGGTGCCCTCTTCAACATCAACTTCTATGCAggggccctcctgctggcctgcatCAGCTTTGACCGGTACCTGAGCATAGTGCATGCCACTCAGCTCTACCGCCGGGGCCCCCCGGCTCGTGTGACCCTCACTTGTGTAGTTGTCTGGGGGCAATGTCTACTCTTTGCCCTTCCTGACTTCATTTTCCTGTCGGCCCACCATGACGCACGCCTCaatgccacccactgccagtacAACTTCCCACAGGTGGGCCGCACGGCACTGCGCCTACTGCAACTGGTGGCTGGCTTCctgctgcccctgatggtcatgGCCTACTGCTATGTCCGCATCCTAGCTGTGCTGCTGGTCTCCAGGGGCCAGCGGCGACTGCGAGCCATGCGGCTGGTGGTAGTGGTAGTGGTGGCCTTTGCCCTCTGCTGGACCCCCTACCACCtggtggtgatggtggacacCCTCATGGACATGGGGGCTTTGGCCCGCAACTGTGGCCGAGAAAGCCATGTGGACGTGGCCAAGTCTGTCACCTCAGGCCTGGGCTATATGCACTGCTGCCTCAACCCGTTGCTCTATGCCTTCGTGGGTGTCAAGTTCCGAGAGCGGATGTGGACGCTACTTCTGCGCCTGGgctgccctggccagagtgggcaCCAGCGGCAGCTGCCATCTTCCCGCCGGGATTCATCCTGGTCTGAGACCACAGAGGCCTCCTACTCGGGCTTGTGA